In a single window of the Desulfomonilaceae bacterium genome:
- a CDS encoding AMP-binding protein: MGIHDVSIYSVIKRNARLYKDRAALKSGRETISYIEFIKKIDELAAGLHSVGVSRGQRIGVLAKNSLEYVYLYGAAARIGAIILPINWRLSSEEIEYILSDGSPTVLFADPEFQDVANPIINRAPHQITCFSTQSQCGVFSAFRDLMEKANASHAVKFSQDDRCVIIHTAAVHGRPRGAVITHQGLLVTSLHLQHLWNLGPNDVNMAMLPLFHVAGILMIFSVMMDGGCNIIMPGFEVDMAVGFIEDHKATVFFEFPPMLSSLLDKAEEDGRDLSSLRHVLGIDHQDTAKRFQDVTGGIFWAAYGQSETSGLTSIGPFFDKPGSVGRPLELAEVEIVNDSGKILEPGKSGEIVVRGPQVFKGYWNLQDDTNYTFRDEWHHTGDMGRIDETGYLWFEGRALEKELIKTGGENVYPSEVENVIRQHPLVKDVTVIGVPDPEWGEAIKAVCVLNSGSSISEADLIEFVAARIARFKKPKHVVFVSEIPRNNHGSLDREKIMADFGNT, from the coding sequence ATGGGTATACATGACGTATCGATCTACAGCGTTATCAAACGCAATGCTCGTTTGTACAAAGATAGAGCCGCCCTGAAATCTGGGCGAGAGACAATCAGCTACATCGAATTTATCAAAAAGATTGATGAATTGGCCGCCGGTCTCCATTCAGTTGGAGTAAGCAGAGGTCAGCGTATTGGAGTGCTAGCCAAAAACAGCCTGGAGTACGTGTACCTCTATGGAGCGGCTGCCCGAATCGGGGCTATAATATTGCCGATCAACTGGCGTCTGAGTTCAGAGGAAATTGAATACATTTTATCAGATGGCTCGCCGACTGTCCTTTTCGCCGATCCTGAATTTCAGGATGTGGCAAATCCTATAATCAACAGGGCGCCTCATCAAATTACCTGCTTCAGTACTCAGTCTCAGTGCGGTGTTTTCAGCGCTTTTAGGGATCTGATGGAAAAGGCCAACGCTAGTCATGCTGTTAAATTCAGCCAGGATGACCGTTGCGTCATAATCCATACGGCTGCGGTGCATGGGCGGCCTCGAGGCGCTGTAATCACCCATCAAGGTCTGTTGGTGACGTCCCTCCATCTGCAACACCTTTGGAATCTGGGCCCAAATGACGTAAACATGGCTATGTTGCCGCTTTTTCATGTAGCTGGAATCCTTATGATATTTTCAGTGATGATGGACGGAGGGTGTAACATAATCATGCCAGGCTTTGAAGTCGACATGGCGGTAGGGTTTATTGAAGACCATAAAGCCACCGTGTTTTTCGAATTTCCTCCAATGTTATCGTCATTGTTGGACAAGGCTGAGGAGGACGGTCGGGATTTGTCCAGTTTGAGGCATGTGCTGGGAATTGATCATCAGGATACGGCTAAACGGTTTCAAGATGTTACTGGAGGTATTTTTTGGGCGGCGTACGGTCAATCAGAGACATCGGGACTCACTTCGATTGGACCTTTTTTTGACAAGCCTGGATCAGTTGGTAGGCCACTTGAGTTGGCAGAAGTCGAAATAGTTAACGATTCTGGTAAAATCCTCGAACCAGGAAAATCCGGTGAAATTGTCGTACGTGGCCCCCAAGTGTTTAAGGGTTACTGGAATTTACAAGACGATACCAATTACACATTCCGAGACGAGTGGCACCACACCGGTGATATGGGACGAATAGACGAGACGGGGTATCTCTGGTTTGAAGGGCGGGCGTTGGAAAAAGAATTGATTAAGACTGGAGGTGAAAACGTATATCCTTCAGAGGTTGAGAATGTGATTAGACAGCACCCCTTGGTGAAGGATGTCACTGTGATAGGGGTTCCAGATCCCGAGTGGGGTGAGGCGATAAAGGCTGTGTGTGTCTTGAACTCAGGGTCGTCCATTTCTGAGGCCGATTTGATTGAGTTTGTGGCAGCGAGAATAGCCCGATTCAAGAAACCTAAGCACGTAGTGTTTGTAAGCGAAATTCCTAGGAACAATCACGGTAGTTTGGACAGAGAAAAGATCATGGCAGACTTCGGAAACACGTAA